The Brachyspira hyodysenteriae ATCC 27164 genome includes a window with the following:
- a CDS encoding flagellar biosynthesis protein FlhF, whose amino-acid sequence MVDIRTIRGKDKTDAFAKARVEYGGNFVILTSKDVKVGGFLGLGMKTEHELRIMLNNSIYDRKNNSMNEDKDSYSEDEDEMHRSKLLSDRIEMKKHSSETIDASEMADRIVSITKALKEKSANRNNSFSNNNTSRPSVQENSYNTEKDDIPEELLNDNSTNNSSKSNVIEEKIEDNNIREKSVDTFIPLPNFSNNQYSNFQGSTFANMRNPILSDYSNNNSFSPINNYSNFANNNILNNSVPNNNNNNNSFMNNFNSNAIYNNPNTSNNNQNNINNQNNINNQNNINNSVDDNVKKLVQEQIRDIIKEYLETNIPNINLNKNNSNNSNINNEDSKYQNKTSYSSDSEDEIKNAIEEIKESRREYSEYIDNRAHKYNREENSIRERKNNIRDYFEDESKDIDYDVSNDDVEDNSDVNVADGMEESFNYLRDREFPEEILLELREYLLTSSNARFFQSKDVIREEVEKYFAERLILSNGIEVGAKKKIIVFVGPTGVGKTTTIPKIAAQYLKSGKKVSFVTIDNYRIAAVDQLQRYASIMKVPFTSASTPEALRAEIRKMDNSSLLFIDTMGRSPKGAEDIVAMSKYFTTVGRFDMDIQLVMSATAKYKDALKILNGFKPTNYKGVILTKVDETDYLASSICAITKKKLPITYITHGQGVPKDISTAKKYGYKIMEGLFGH is encoded by the coding sequence ATGGTAGATATACGCACTATTAGAGGGAAGGATAAAACAGATGCTTTTGCCAAAGCTAGAGTTGAATACGGCGGTAATTTTGTTATTTTAACTAGTAAAGATGTGAAAGTGGGCGGATTTTTAGGGCTTGGAATGAAAACAGAGCATGAACTTAGAATAATGCTTAATAATTCTATTTACGATAGAAAAAATAATTCTATGAATGAAGATAAAGATTCTTATTCAGAAGATGAAGATGAAATGCATAGAAGTAAACTTTTAAGCGATAGAATAGAAATGAAAAAACATTCATCTGAAACTATAGATGCAAGCGAAATGGCAGATAGAATAGTTTCTATAACTAAGGCTTTAAAGGAAAAGAGTGCAAATAGAAATAACAGTTTTTCTAATAATAATACATCTCGTCCTAGTGTTCAGGAAAATTCTTATAATACAGAAAAAGATGATATACCTGAAGAACTTTTAAATGATAATAGCACTAATAATAGTTCAAAGTCCAATGTTATTGAAGAAAAAATAGAAGATAATAATATCAGAGAAAAAAGTGTTGATACTTTTATTCCATTGCCTAATTTTAGTAATAATCAATATTCTAATTTTCAAGGTTCAACATTTGCAAATATGAGAAATCCTATACTTTCGGATTATTCTAATAACAATAGTTTTTCTCCTATTAATAATTACAGCAATTTTGCAAATAACAATATTCTTAATAATAGTGTTCCTAATAATAATAACAATAATAATAGCTTTATGAATAACTTTAATAGTAATGCTATATATAATAATCCTAATACATCAAATAATAATCAGAATAATATTAATAATCAAAATAATATAAATAACCAAAACAATATTAATAATTCTGTAGATGATAATGTAAAAAAATTAGTTCAGGAACAAATAAGAGATATAATAAAAGAGTATCTTGAAACTAATATTCCTAATATAAATTTAAATAAAAATAACTCCAATAATTCTAATATAAATAATGAAGATTCAAAATATCAAAATAAAACTTCCTATTCATCTGATTCTGAAGATGAAATAAAAAATGCTATAGAAGAAATAAAAGAATCAAGAAGAGAATATAGTGAGTATATAGATAATAGAGCTCATAAATATAATAGAGAAGAAAATAGCATAAGAGAGAGAAAAAATAATATTAGAGATTATTTTGAAGATGAAAGCAAAGATATAGATTATGATGTTTCAAATGATGATGTTGAAGATAATTCTGATGTAAATGTTGCTGATGGAATGGAAGAAAGCTTCAATTATTTAAGAGACAGAGAGTTTCCAGAAGAAATATTACTTGAATTAAGAGAATATTTACTTACTTCAAGTAATGCTAGATTCTTCCAATCTAAAGATGTTATCAGAGAAGAGGTAGAAAAATATTTTGCTGAAAGGTTAATACTTTCTAATGGTATAGAAGTAGGAGCAAAAAAGAAAATTATAGTATTTGTAGGACCTACAGGTGTAGGAAAAACTACTACAATACCTAAAATAGCAGCACAGTATTTAAAGTCTGGTAAAAAAGTTTCTTTTGTAACTATAGATAATTACAGAATAGCAGCAGTTGATCAGCTTCAGAGATACGCAAGTATAATGAAAGTACCGTTTACAAGTGCAAGTACTCCTGAAGCTTTGAGAGCAGAGATTAGAAAGATGGATAATTCTTCTCTTTTATTTATAGATACTATGGGACGCTCTCCTAAGGGTGCTGAAGATATAGTTGCTATGTCAAAATATTTCACAACAGTTGGAAGATTTGATATGGATATTCAGCTTGTTATGAGTGCTACTGCAAAATATAAAGATGCTTTGAAAATATTGAATGGATTTAAGCCTACAAATTATAAAGGAGTAATACTTACAAAGGTTGATGAAACCGATTATTTAGCTTCTTCAATTTGTGCAATTACAAAGAAAAAACTTCCTATTACTTATATAACTCATGGACAGGGTGTTCCTAAGGATATATCTACTGCAAAAAAATATGGTTATAAAATAATGGAAGGTTTATTCGGACATTAA
- a CDS encoding MinD/ParA family protein gives MKDQADELRKMMSVKDRRPQRIISIASGKGGVGKTNIAINLSIALQQLGQNVILVDADLGLGNVNVILGNMPEYNLYHVIKGVKKIHEIIIETDYGIRYIAGASGFSSLANLSGRALTKLVNSMDSLNDADIIIVDTGAGISDNVLYFLLSSDESIVVTTPELTAILDAYGVIKSIAPENANADIKILVNRVTKASEGKEVSDKIIITSKKYLDMDVKYLGHVMEDKTIPYAVSQQLPFYQYDNKCQASMSIHNIAKRIIDMEYDDGRETKGFGGFMESLLSFVSKK, from the coding sequence ATGAAAGATCAAGCTGATGAATTAAGAAAAATGATGAGTGTAAAAGATAGACGCCCTCAGCGTATAATAAGCATAGCCAGCGGTAAGGGCGGAGTAGGTAAAACTAATATAGCAATTAATTTATCCATAGCATTGCAGCAGCTTGGACAAAATGTAATTTTAGTTGATGCAGATCTTGGACTTGGTAATGTTAATGTTATACTTGGAAATATGCCTGAATATAATTTGTATCATGTTATTAAAGGTGTAAAAAAGATACATGAGATTATAATTGAAACAGATTATGGCATAAGATATATAGCAGGAGCTTCCGGATTTTCTTCTTTGGCTAATCTTTCCGGAAGAGCTTTAACTAAATTAGTTAATAGCATGGATTCTTTGAATGATGCTGATATAATAATAGTTGATACAGGTGCAGGAATTTCTGATAATGTTTTGTATTTCTTGCTTTCTTCAGATGAAAGTATAGTAGTTACAACTCCTGAACTTACAGCTATATTAGATGCTTATGGTGTAATAAAGTCTATTGCTCCTGAAAATGCTAATGCAGATATAAAAATATTGGTTAATAGGGTTACTAAGGCTTCTGAAGGTAAAGAAGTAAGCGATAAGATTATTATAACTAGTAAAAAATATTTAGATATGGATGTTAAATATTTGGGACATGTTATGGAAGATAAAACAATTCCTTATGCAGTTTCTCAACAGCTTCCATTCTATCAATATGATAATAAATGTCAGGCTTCTATGTCAATACATAATATAGCTAAAAGAATAATTGATATGGAATATGATGACGGAAGAGAGACAAAAGGTTTTGGTGGATTTATGGAATCTTTATTGTCTTTTGTAAGTAAGAAATGA